The Falco rusticolus isolate bFalRus1 chromosome 4, bFalRus1.pri, whole genome shotgun sequence genome includes the window TATATGGAAAGCCTTACAGTAGTGGCATCTACTGCCATTCTTAATGCCTATATCAGTCTGGGAGCTCTTGGACCTGTCAGCTCTTTGGTGTAGGAATCTGATAGGGAagaggagcacagggaggaACCTATGAGTGCCTCTTCTGCCTGACTCCTCAGCAGGTCCTGTAGCATGTGAGGGTGTGAGGCAGGCCCTGAGCCCCTTCAGAGGGTCAGCAGGTAATTCTGGCCAGTGTGGATCTGCCCTCCTCTCACACCTGTGCTTGGACACTCACTTCAATAAGCTTGAATGTGGATTCCAAAGTGGGGCTGGAGATACAGCCACTGCATCCCACAGGAGAACAAGTGTGCCTGTGACCCCAGTGCTATACCAGTGAGATGCTGCAGACTGCTCATGGGTGTAAAGTATCTGCAGTGGCAATGGGAAATGTGTCTGACAACTCTTGAAGGCAGCTGGCAGACCTGGAACTGGTTCATAAGCCCTTTCAGGCTTCCCAGTTCTTATGTAGGCCTTTTgtctgtgctggaaacagcCACCAAAAGGAACATGAGCAAAGCCCTTGTTCCTTGTCTGGTCAGCACCTGCAGCCACACCAGAAAGATCTCTGTCACAGCTTGGAACCAAGTTCACAGGGTAAGGACTAAATGGGttcagatttaaagaaaaaacaaacctttccccctccccaaagaaaaaaaaacagccagcAACAACCGCCCCCAAAACCCAAcctccaaaacaaagaaaaaaaacctcacccaAACCCTCCAAAAACCTCTAGCCACATACTTACTTAATATTAAACAAGTGACACAACTTGCCTGTGGTGTGGTCCTGGAGGTAAGTCAGTTGGGCCAACATGATAGTTTCCAACAAAGCTGTGTCCAGTGAGGCAGCATGGTCCAGGAGAAAGTCAGGGGATCGGTGTAGCAGTTCAGGGTAGAGGCATGTGGTCTGGATGCATGGCCACCCTTGTTAGTCCTCAGGCACCCTTGGCAGGTCTCTGTGTCAGCTCAGCAATCCCAGACACCCTTAGCTATAGGGCTGGGTAGAGAATATGGGCTGAAATTCCACCAGCAGCTAATGAGTCCCTGTCGCCATTGTTGGCACTCATAGCCTGCCCAGCTGGAAGGTTCTCATGTTGGCAGGgacacagcaaaataaaaggttaTTTGCAGGAAAGTAATTTGAGAGTAAACTAAATTTAACAGGTCCCAAACCTATGTCAGGCTACCACAACATCCTAGCTAATGGCATCTGCTCTGTGTCCTGCAGAATGAGCAGTGATAACAGGGGTGGGACAGGGTGCTTTCAGCATCTTTCACCCCTCCAAGTGTGACCTGCTATGCAGTCCACCCCTCCAGTCATAGCTGGGCATACACCCCTCAGAAGCCCAAAGGCACTTGCCAGCCTCTGGAGGTTTGCATAGGAGACTGTCTTCCTTATTGCCAGGAAACCTGGTTCATGTCATACAAGCTGCTATTCCCAGGGCTTGCCTGCATGCCTTCCTTTCTTCCGCTCAGCTGTGcctcagcagccagccctgctgccctggtgGAGATGCTGGGTTCCcaaggtggggggtggggcgggaAGGGAGGTGGGTGCTTGTGAGAGGTTTTTGGGTCCCTGTGGAGAAGGCCTCTGTACTCAGTCCCTCATGACTTCTGACACCACTTTGCTGCAGGCCTTTCCCTAGAGGCCCCACTGTGCTTGCCCCCACCTTGCCCCGTTTCTTTCCAAATGGGagtgctgtgcagagcagagatCTTGCAGAGCAAACAAGTGAGCACATAGAGAGTTTCAAGGCTGCCTGCTACTTGTCTCCTGTGGTTAATCTGTACTGGTGATTGCATCCAGCAGCTGAAAGTAAGCTCGTGGTGGAGGGGAGCTGCCAAGCAGGGCTATTTATACTGGGTGAGTCAGGCTGTGCCTGAATCCAGCTGGACGCTGGGGAGCTGGGACCCAAGGGCAACCTGCAAAGGACATAGCTTTGGATGAGAGGtttttgcctgcagcagctTGTTTACTGTGTGGTTCAGATGTGTCCTTTTCATTCCCCGTGATGGACTGCACCTTCAGCTCTGCCACACagtgcttgctgcagctggatgaggagcagctggatCAGTGCAAGTGCTTTCGGCATGTAAGGCCCTGTTACTACCACCATGAGCACAGCCTGAGCCTAGTTGGCCAGAGATGCCGGAACAGTCGCTTGGAGCCACTGGAGTGCCGGGACCTGCTGGTCCAGAATGCGCTCTTCACTGGGGACCTGGAGATGGTGCAGAAGTACTTCACCAAGAGCGCAGCTGTCAATCTCATTATTGAGACCAAGGGTGATGAGCTACGTTGGACTAGCAGGAAACTTGGTgggtgtgcagggctgggacatGATGGGGATAGAAAGTGCCGGGATGGAGACCAGAAAAAGAGCACAGACGCCCAAGAAGAGTGTTGAGAGGAACCCCCAGTCGGGGGGACAGACAGTGGAAGAGGGATTTGGGAAGAAAGGCTTTTGGGTGAGGAAGGAGGATTCCAGGGCTGTAGAACAAATGGTAGCAAGCTTGATGAAGGTGGGCAGAAGCAGATCTACTGGGAAATGGTGAGAACAGGGCCCTTGGAAGGGCTGCTGGAGAGAAGCATCAGGACTGTCCTGTTAAGAGATTGCTGGGATAGATGTAAAGTATGTGCGAGGTGGAGAGGGTGCTTGGGTGAGAAGGCATCAGGTGGTATAAGGATGCTTTTCCTGCCTTATATCTTAAGTTGGATCTGTTAATTGGAAACTAGAGGCAGCAAGGTGCTTTGGGAACACTGGAGAGGTCTTAGCAGTGCCCTTCAGGCAGACCTTGGCCCATATTCTGAGCAAGAGGCATGGCTGTGTTTGCTTGGGGACCAAGCCACGATGGCTCCATGTCTACCTGCTGCTGTGATGAAATCCAGGCATGAAGCAGAGCCATCGATCCGTGCTGCTAATGCTGACTTTAAGAAGCTGCAGGGGAGGGCTGATGTGGAAGGGTTAACAGTCATCAGCTGGAGGGGAGCTTTGCTCCAGAACAAAAGAATTTGGTATTTTGCTTACTTTCACATGCAGGGTTTGCACCCTGCAAGCTGTTCTGTTCTGTGAGATGGGTTGGGCCAGGGGAGCAGAAATCTCGTCTaccagagaggtggtggaagCAAGCTTGTCCTAAGTGACAGGAGGCAGAAGCTGGTCATCCTTGGTGTTTCCTCCCATCTGTACCTTGCTCAGATACACCTTGTGGCTTCTGCACTCTGGTCCCTTTTGCTTACCTTCTCATTGATGTCATCTATCAGCTTTTCAGCAAGCGGCACAGCTGATGCATTAAAGGGGGAGATGTACTTAGCAATCTGGAAGCGTGCTTGTCCTTGCCTCTGTCTGAGAGTAGCGTGGTGCAGGCAGACTCACAGAATTTAAGGCGGGGAGTGTCAGGTGTGTGGGGGCCATAATTGCACCACTCTTTTCCACAGAAGACTGGTGGTGAAAATCCCCCTGTGCCAGAATGGAAGAGCTGTTGATGCAAGCCGCTTTCCCAGAAGGTGCCACGGCACAGAGCTATGGAGCACACTGATAAAGCTTGACCGTGACAGAGCGTTTTGTGGGGGTCCACACTAGCAAGGAGGCAAACAGATAGGGTGGGCTTGCAGGCGCAAATGCTGTTACTTGTGGGTGGTGAAGATTATTTACCAAGTTCCAAGATGTACAACCCAGGTTTTGAGTTGTTACAGTCTACTTAGgactaaaaatacaaaaggtaTTACCCTTTGTGTAACTGAGACCATTTGCCAGTAAAATATTGATTGCATGGTTTAACTCCTGTCTTGTGCTGGGCTGCCAGATGCTTGAACAGCAAGTCAGTCTGCTTGTAAAGATTTGTCccccaaagaaaacagaacagctgGTGTAAAACAACTTTACGCAGAAATTGCTCTTGTCACCCAAGTTTCAAGGTATGAAAAACCCAATTGAACAAGATCATTCatcaaacacaaaccaaaaatgtgCTGCCAGGTTTATCAGGTAAGGgtacagaacaaaacccaaagcaaaccTTCATGCTGCCTAAGGCTTTGGTTATGTATCTCACTGGTCTGTAGGGACAGTTTCTTGAAACTTACCCAGCCAGTGACCTTCAAAGCGGATTCTAGTGACCTGGTCTTTCCCAAGTCATCCCTATTGATATTTTAAGAAGCCCAGAGGAATGTAAATTGTATGGTGTTACTGACACTAACTCACACAGCATTTCGCCTCCCTGGTGATGTTGTTGTGATTAGGGAACCTCAGGCTCTCATGGGATACCTGCTTTTATCTTTGAGGGAATAGAGGATCCCATCAGGTGAGAAAGTCTTCCAGGTGCTTCCCTCTTTTTACCCTTTCACACACTACATTTTAGCTAGACAAAGTGGTGAGGTCTGCACAGATAAAGCATGCTGGAGGCTGTCAGTATAGAACTtggtcatttattttcattactgagAAGGGTAAAGTTCCCTATCTTACACTCTTCTCTGGTCCCCCAGGTAATTGTTGCTTGTGGTCCGTTGGGGTCAATTCACTTGTTTTTAGCTGCATAATCTGAATAGTTCTGTgacaaaaaattaaactaaacaCTAGTAGTCCTCCATGCAGTTTGATGTGTTCTTTAGAACATACAGTCTGAACAAAATGCACACCATGCTGATGAAGTGTGAGAAACGTGTGCTGTTCTGTAACCAAAGTACAGGCAGGGTGTGTTTATACAACTaagtggggagaggggaaaatgcCATCTCCGGTGAAAGGACAGCAGTGGGGAACCCCAAGTAGGGAGACTGTCAGAGGATGGGAAAGGGAGTATTAAACCATGCAGGAGCTCTCTGCCAGGCTGAATTTCaaggaggagcagaggaaggggtCTAAAGGATAATTACCTTCTACATTTTTACTTCACTTGTAATGCACCATTTCCCATCCTCGTACCTATTTCTACCTGTCCTTTGGCTTTGAGCTTTGATTAAAAAGAGCTGTCCAGTGGCTTGTTTAAGAACCTGCCTAAGTGTCAAGGGGGTGCAGTGCTGGAGACATGCAAGGAGCCAAGGGCTGGACCAAAGTGTGCTGCTGTGatctgggcagcagctgggtgacAGCAGGGTAGCTGGGCATGAgactgcttctctctctcttgtCTTAGCGATGTCCTGGGTTCATTTCTACCCTTCAGGCTGCCCTGCTGAGGTGCTTTCCCTTCACAGCCAGTGACTGCTGCCTGAGAGGAGTGTCCTTACTGGCCTCTTGATCCAACATTTGGTCACAAGGTTTCCCAGAATAGAAAAGCCGAGACCTGAGCTGTACCCAACCTGGGCCAAACAGCGACACGGCATGTTCTCCCTCCCTGTGGagcatgctggagcaggcaggcagcccacaGAGGGAGTGTGGGGCGCTGGTGGGGCTGGACCCATTGGATCAGAGCCTGGCCAGcgaggcagcagcaggtcctgctCTGGCTTCTGTGCAGGGTCTGGGTGCTGCGTCATGGGTAGCATCACAGGTAGAGGAGATAAGAGTCAGGAGCCCATTTGCACACGGAAGGTGGATGGCCCTCCCCAGGCTTACTGGCAGGCCCTGCTGACAGGGGACCGGGGGGTTGTGGCAGAGATCCTCAGTGACCCTCAGAATAACCTGAGTCCCAACACTGTGTTTGACACCAGCGACCTGGAAGAGTGGAAAAACTACCGCTTCAACCTCCGCCGGCTGAGTATGCAGGGAGGCAGTGGGCAGGTGGCGTGGCCCAGCTGAAGAGGGGCTCAGAGCCTTTTGCTTATGCTGCgtggcattgctgctgctgggattGTGTCATGGGTGCTATTTGGGTTACAGAGGAGCGGGGATGGGGGTGAGAGCACCGGGGTGTGGATAGgctcttctgtgctgcttgcGGGAGGGTATGTGTGGGAGCGTGAGAGGTGTCCAGGGCACCTGCCCCTTCTAGGGGGGTTGTGCAAGTGCTTGGGAACTGCTTGAGTTCTCCCACTGGGCAAGGGAGATGCAAGCCCTCGGCTGTACTCCTTCTGTGACTGGCCCTGTAGCCTGGCTCTGTGTgccttttctgtctgcagccTGTTCTGAGCTGCTGGTTCTCCCTGTGGCCTGTGCTGGGCAAGGAATTGTCACAGCCCTGTCTCAGGTCCTTGAGATGATCTAGTTTGAAACTAGCCCTGGGAAATAAAGTTGATCATGTGCTGCTTCTGCGAGAAAGAGGTGAGAGGGATGTAATGTTGAACATGTCATGCAGTCTGGGATGTAGTCCTCTAGTCCAGCCTGGGTAGGCAGCAACAAGTGTGATTTAAGGAGCCCTTTTCCTGTAACAGCTGCAGGGTGTTTGCCTGCAGACCACACCAGTTCAGCAATGCTTCCAGCAAGGTCAGCATCTTTGACAGTTGGCAGGTTTCAGCCCCTTGCTCTCTCCTAGGCCCTAGATGTCCCTCTCTGCTGAAGCTTGTTTGTCTGCACCATGGTCAGGGCTTGTCTGAGTCCCTTGTACGTGGCAGCCTGCTTCAgcccctctttttttttactgcctgGTTCCTTGTATTTGTGGTGCTTCATGCATGGTGCTCTTGCCAGCCACCTTGCTGCTttcagccctgcctgtgccccagccccttcatCCGCTGCACTCCTGTCAACAGAAACCCTGTGCTGCCTGACTGAGCTGCACTGTctgggagcagcccctgcccagggctcctGCTCCTTAGAGCTTCCGTCATCACGGCTGTGCAGAGTCATCCCCAGATCTTTGCTTTGAGATGGTCCAAAGGCAGCGACGTGGCAGAGAAGGAATTGGCAGTCCCTTGAGGGGGTACCCGAGTCTCTCAGGGTGGGGGTGTACCACAGGTACCCTGGGGGAAAGGGCAGCTCTGGGCCCAGTGTTTTTGTGCAGTGTGGCTGGACATGGCTCCCTGACCTCTCTTTCCCTGTAGGACTGTGGTCTCTGAGCTATGAGCAGGAGCTCACCACGCCACTGCACATCACAGCCAGCCGGGGCTACACAGACTGCCTGCggctcctgctgctcagggggGCAGCTGTCAACTTCGCACCAGGGGGTAAGACTGCCCTGCACGAGGCTTGTGCAGCAGCCAGCGTGGACTGTGTGCGCCTGCTGCTCAGCTTTGGTGCTGACCCCGAGGCCGTCTCTGAGGATGGCTACAAGCCTCTGCACCTCTGCAAGAGCCCAGACTCCATCGAGTGAGTTTTCCCCAGGGGCACAGTGGGCCTCCCCATCCCCAAGCCTCACCCTGTGTAGAAGGGTCCCTACtcatccctgcagctgggctggtggctgcagcaatGGCTGCTGATTGGGGTGGCCTTGCTGCCTGTTCCTGCACGAGGGTCACCTCTGAAATCCCACAGACAACTGCAAGCTCTAGTCCTCAGCTGATGCAGCTGAGCTTAGTGCTGCCATCTCGCTGCCTGCTTGTGCAGACAGGCCTCCATGGGGGTATGGGGGCAGGCTTTGGGTGTGATGACACTTTATTAAAGATGTGTGGAGAGTTAGCTAGAATTAGGATGATGGTATCTCTGCTCACCAGTCATCCTGGCTTATAACCACTGCTCCAGGGCACAAGAGGATTTTTGGCAGTGATTTTTTGGACTCAGGAAAAGTGAAAACTGTGGGATGGTACAGGCATGGGGGTGGGAAGTAGTATGGGAGCTGGAGAGGAGAGCCTGTCACTGAGTTATCTTGGCCTACATAGGTGtgtccagcagctgctgcagcatggcgCCAGCGTCAACAGTCggacagaggaggaggatgacACAGTGCTGCATGTAGCAGCACGGTATGGCCTAACAGACCACGTCCAGCTGCTTCTGCGCCACGGGgctgagctggaggcagagaATGAGGAGGGGCAGACACCACTGAACTCTGCCTGTGCTCAGCCCCATCAGCCTCAGGACATGGACCGCTACTACCAGGtctgccagctgctggtggaGAGTGGTGCTAACATCAATGCTGCAGACAGGGACCGTCAGCACCCACTTCACCTGGCCTGCAAGAATGCCAATTCTCAAATAGCAGAGTTACTGCTGTCCCGGGGTGCAAACGTCAATGTCATGAACTACAGCGgcaacacagcactgcacaatATCCTGCAAGCAACTGCCTACAAGCTGGAGCACCAGCCAGAGCTTGTGGTGCGAGCCCTGCTCAACCACGGTGCCATCCGCATCTGGCCTGGCTCCCTCCTCAAGGTGCGGTGCTCACAGCTGTGCAtggtgggaagggaaggctgtCAACATCAGGGCCCCAGTGATGTTTCTGTCACAGCAGGGCTTGTTCTGTGCCAGCCAGCTTGCTGTCCTGCCTGTCTCTTCCCAgtggctgggggaaggggaacTGGTGTTACTGGTAAGGGATTCCCTGAGGTTTTTTCCTGGGGTATGTTCTCCTGTAGAActctcctgcttctgcctgctAAGCTGTGTGGACAATACTTACCCAGTTTCCCTAATCACTTGCCCTGGAAAGTGTTGGCCCTTTTCCTGTCAGGGGATGTGTTTCCTCTTTGGGGTATACCCTCCAGCTCATACTGTCTCTGCAAGGCACCAGCACACAAAGGGTTAATTTCCTGTCTTAATTCCTGAGCAGTGCAATAATTACCCAGCCTGGAGATCAGCAGATTGCTCTCCCCTTTgggaaaatacaggaaaatcaACAATTAACACTAATTAATCTCCTATTAACGCCAGATAATGAGGATCACTCCTACAGCCGGGATAGACTCTGACAGCTACTGCTGGCCTGGGCCGTAGGGAGTGGGAGCCAAGAGCCGGGGCGGGATCTGCCTCTGCGCAGCTATGCGTGGGTGGGGTGTGCTCCGAAGGCCACACTGGTGGTGTAGGATACACAGCACCAGCTTGGATGTGGTACACACTGGAGATGTGTTGCACAAAATATGCGCGATGTCTTCCTGGGGCTCTGTGTAGCAGCTGGCGTGGGCACAGTACCTCTTCAGCCACCCATTGCACACAGCACAGATACAGGGTCAGTGCAGTCCCCTGCCAAACAGGCTCAACACATCCCCGAGACCCCTGTGCAGCCCTTGGCAGAGATGCAGTATGCCTTAGCCTTGCTGCATGCAAAATGGGTGTTAGTCCTTGCCCCAGAACAACTCGCGCTCTAACTAGGGAAATGTGAGGAAAGGAGCCTGGCGTAAAGCAGGAGTGTTGGTTGCTTATAAGCTACTTGCAGCCATGAGGCAGCTGAAGGAGATCTGCATCCCAGCCACTTAAGTTAGTCCTACATCTGAGAAGAGGCTGTGGGGGCCCAGTGGTGCTGAATGTGAGTGCACTGTGTGTGTTGGGTGGTGGCTCAGCTGCCCCCCTTGCAGGAGTGGTGCTCTGGCATTTCCCACCATCAGTGGTTTTGATCTTCTGGCGCAGCGTGAGGGAAGGACATTCGTCCCCTGGATTTACCGCAGCTGGTTCTGAGCAGCTTTTTTGGAGGCATAGTGGGACTTGCAGGACCTTGCCCAAAGGTGGTGTTCATCTGCTTTCTCCCTGGTGCAGGTGCTGCGGTACTGCCATACCTGCCCACGTGTCATCGAAGCCCTGATGAACAGCTATGATCATGTGCATATCTCCGAGGACTGGGTGGAAGCTGTTCCAGCAGAGGTCGTACAGGTTAGGAAATGCATTCTGTTGGCTGGAGGGCATGCAGCTGGGCTGCCGCAGCAGTGTGCCAGAGGGGGCTTGGGGCAGGACAGGGGCTGAGTGGAGATTTGCAGGGTGGTGCTGTGTGGGGTATAGGGATAGGGAGGACGCACTGTGGTGGCTCAGGTAAAGGGATGTCTGgttctccctctgctcccagggtgacattttcagttttatctgcCTCTGgtcctctcctctctctgcagAAATACCCATGTTTCTACCAGTCACTTTTCTCCCTGGAACGGAGACCTCGCTCCTTGCAGCACCTGGCTCGCTGCACACTCAGGACCTTCCTGGAGGGCCGgttgcttcttgtcctgtctcAGCTGCACCTGCCAAGTGCCCTGCACCGtttcctgctgctcagcttCGAGGATGTTCTCTACTAAGGGCTGTGGTTCCAATCCTACTGCACCTTTCTCTGCATATGTTCCATCCCTGCAGGTGCCGTCCATGCCTTCCCAGCTAACCCCTTCCCCTCGCATACCTCCTGCCAGGCCACTTCAGCCCCCTGTGCCAAACCTGTtgctgtgtccctgccccagccagccttGTGCTTTGCCTCACACACCTATTTTGGAGCATCCTGTTTACCCATACTAATCAGGACAGACTCCATACTCACTAAGAAAAGCAAGATAGGGGGATTAGGCCATTTTGTGGGACAAGGAGCAAATACGCTGCATTGATCAGTTTCAGTTGTAGGGTATCGGTCTCCCTATCCCAAGTCTACAAACTCTAACCTGAACTAGGCAGCTCCAGTGCCCCGGGCATTTGTTGGGATCCTCTCTGTAGTCAAGTTGTTTACAGTTTGTGCCCAAAGGTGTTTGGAATAAACTCTAGCTCTTCTCTATACGTACCAGAGTACTTCTGCCTTGCCTTGAAGATTGTCCTGACAGAGCTCGTCCATGTGACATGCCATGCATGGTGACGTGCACTCTCGGACCTGTGCATCCATCTGCTTCTCAGAAGACATAGGGGAATGTGCAATGGGTGTGGGCTCAGGCCTCCTAAACAAACAGTCCTCATGCAGGTACAGTGTCTGGGACTGCCTGGTTTTGTGCTTGGGGCAGGACAGCAGTGCTTGTGCCTGCACTGACTGTGATG containing:
- the ASB10 gene encoding ankyrin repeat and SOCS box protein 10, whose translation is MDCTFSSATQCLLQLDEEQLDQCKCFRHVRPCYYHHEHSLSLVGQRCRNSRLEPLECRDLLVQNALFTGDLEMVQKYFTKSAAVNLIIETKGDELRWTSRKLGLWSLSYEQELTTPLHITASRGYTDCLRLLLLRGAAVNFAPGGKTALHEACAAASVDCVRLLLSFGADPEAVSEDGYKPLHLCKSPDSIECVQQLLQHGASVNSRTEEEDDTVLHVAARYGLTDHVQLLLRHGAELEAENEEGQTPLNSACAQPHQPQDMDRYYQVCQLLVESGANINAADRDRQHPLHLACKNANSQIAELLLSRGANVNVMNYSGNTALHNILQATAYKLEHQPELVVRALLNHGAIRIWPGSLLKVLRYCHTCPRVIEALMNSYDHVHISEDWVEAVPAEVVQKYPCFYQSLFSLERRPRSLQHLARCTLRTFLEGRLLLVLSQLHLPSALHRFLLLSFEDVLY